The stretch of DNA GGATAAGGTTTTATTACGGCAAATTCTGCATCACTGGTAACAAGCACTCGCATCACACTTACGGGAATTTGAAAAAATAAATTCGCGAAGGCAAAGCTACAGCCAGCCAACAACAATCCTACAATCCGCCATTCGCGCGGCAATAAACTCAAGGCTACCATGGGTGCAGTTTGGTACAGCTGCCACAGTACTGTAACTAATAATACCGCAGTTAAGATAGCTAATACTTTACTAGCACGGGTATTGATTAAACTTAAAATTTGCCGTTGTTGTATCGTTAATTTTTCTTGTTTAAGTGCGATCGCCAAAACAGCAAAAATGTAAAACGGACGTTGTACCTGCATCCAGACAACTGGTACAACTCCGATTGCTGCGACGAGTGACACCTCCAACCAGACAGGGAAGACAGGATCTCCTACCGCCAATCCTAATAAGCACGCGTCTAAGCAGAGTGGAACAGCGGCTAACCCTGAAAGGTGAATCCACAAAATGGGTTCTGACCGAAACGACATAAAGTTGGTAGTACCATTATCAAGAATGGAGAAAAGGGCTAAAGATAAAATGAATTAAGAGTGTCTTTAGCCCTATCCTCTAACTTTTAGTTGCTCCTAACGTACGGCGTTTCGTTACCATCTGAAAGGCTTCGATTATATCGCCTTCAGCCCATTCGTTAAATCGATCGACACCGATACCGCACTCATATCCCGCATTGACTTCGCGGACATCTTCTTTCATTCGTTTCAAGGAATCAAGCGAGCCTTCGTAAACGATCTTACTGCCGCGTCGTACTCGCAGTTTGCAGTTACGAATCAGCTTACCAGATAGAACGTAGCAACCGGCAACAGCGCCGCGTCCCACAGGGAAGACTGCACGTACTTCGGCTTGACCGAGGGCTTCCTCAACAAGTTCTGGTTCTAATAGACCTTCTAACGCGCCTTCGATGTCTTCCAGCAATTTGTAGATAATATTATATTCGCGAACATCTACACCAGCTTCATCAGCGGCTTGTCGAGCACCACTCGCAAGCGTTGTGTTAAAGCCAATAATTACCGCGTTACTCGCTGCTGCCAAATCGATATCAGTTTCGGTGATTTCA from Chroococcidiopsis sp. TS-821 encodes:
- a CDS encoding low-complexity tail membrane protein, with amino-acid sequence MSFRSEPILWIHLSGLAAVPLCLDACLLGLAVGDPVFPVWLEVSLVAAIGVVPVVWMQVQRPFYIFAVLAIALKQEKLTIQQRQILSLINTRASKVLAILTAVLLVTVLWQLYQTAPMVALSLLPREWRIVGLLLAGCSFAFANLFFQIPVSVMRVLVTSDAEFAVIKPYPQEKIAPDFTILGLQVNQLLPKLVDTHTEN